The following is a genomic window from Trachemys scripta elegans isolate TJP31775 chromosome 7, CAS_Tse_1.0, whole genome shotgun sequence.
GACTCTGGCCCGTTGGGAACTGGGTTGAGACCCATCAGCTCACcccacatggggaattatagacTTGGAGAGGCACCTAGAGGGGAAATGCCCCAGGTCCCatttccccaaccccctgagccagccagtcccaattcccagcaagcagggggtgagggtgagATTGAGGTTGTGGGGTGTTGCCCCCAGGATGCAGGCTGTCtgactccttttcccctttctccccagtTCATTGAGCCCTGCAAGTCAGATAAGTGGACCTTGAACGACGTCCGTCTCTTCCTGACGCAGTACACGACATCCGCTCACAACTTGGACGCCTTCCGGTAAGTGCCGCCCACCAGGGATGTGGGGGCCACCACCACCAAAATCACTGCACACAGACTCTTCCTGTCTTAAACTCGAGGGTAGCGTTAATGGCAGCTGTTAACCagaagccccaccccagagccagctgcatctGAGCACCAAGCGAGGGATCCCTTCATAAAcagcctctgctccccacttCGGAGaaggctgcatctcagcaccaggtGACAGAACCCCTTATATGTAGTCCCATACCCTACCCCAGAGCAGCTGCATCTCCACTCCAGGCGAggggtccctgtataaacagcctccatgccccaccccagaggtggacGCGTCTCGGTGCTATTGTCTGACATCCCAGTTCTTTACCCGCAGGCACCAGGCTCTCTGGGATCGGTACATGAGCACCATCAAATCCTGCTTGCTTAAGATGTACCACGACTGACAAGCAGGGGGAGCCCTGAATGTTTTAaatgccctgctctgccactgatcctTCTGCCAGATCCCTCTGCCCTGGTTCTGTTTACCTGGGCTGCATCTTGGGAGCCCTGATATGAAGGCCCCTTCccccgccacttccccagggccGGGCGCTGCCTCCCCCAAGATTCCCTCTCTCCATCTTCGGAATTTTAGCtcattttggaaaataaatggAAGAGCCAATTGTTGGATTTGAGTTTTTGTTTGGATTTCGTTCAAAGCACGGGCCTGGCCCGGTATCCCCATTGCCACCAGCCCCCAATCGGAGCCATGGGGCCAACCCAGTATCGCTACTACCGACACTCCGTGGATCAGAACCAGGGCCCAGCCTGgtatccccaccctgcccctggaTCGGAGTCATGGGCTCGGCCTGGtatccccatcccatccccaatcGGAGCCACGGGCCTGGTTGGTATCTCCACCATCAACACCCCCTGGATTGGAGCTACAGTGCCAGCCCGGTTTTCCCTTCCCCGTCCGTGGGTGGCTGTGGCGGAGCCGTTTCCAGGAGTTGCTGCCTCCCCATGGTCACAATTCAGCTCCTTCCAGGACTCATCTTTGAGGTGACCCATGCTATGGGGAAACTGCCAGATGTGGGGGGGCTCCCTCAGATCTACGCATGGCTTTGGGAGAAACACAGACCCCGGAGCTGAACAAACCTAATGAGATTTCACCCCACACACTGCTACATCCCTGCATACAGCTCGTGGGGAGCCCAGGAgttgggctagcagggggctgtgagccaggattGAGGGCCACAGCTGTGTCATTGATTCTATTTACCATAATTTACTCTAAAATGTAAATAGGAAATGAAGGGCCAAAGTCTTGAGTGAGCACTCTGGGGGCAAGGGATACATGTTGGTGGAAGTTTGtttgggatagaacccaggagtcctgattcctattccccctccccacgcCACATGTCTCTGTTCTCCAGACGACCCTGCACAGGGGCCCAGTGCCAGCTCAGACAGAAAACCGGAGCGTCCGTGCAGCTAATCCCTTCGCCAGGGGGCTGCTCTGTCTGTGCCTCCCCATTCCTGAGTGAGGCCCTGAGGGCACCATACCATACCgctgccccgccccagctcctAGAGCTCCGCGTAGAACTCCGGGGTTCTAGCCCAACTCGGGgagggggtctagtggttagagcagggggggctgggagccaggactctaggttctgttcccagctctgggaggggagggaagtctGAGGGGttagggcagggggagggctgtGAGCCAAGACCCTCCAGAACAGGTTTGAAGTTCCAGTGGGGGGAAGCCACAGTCTCATGCCTGGGATCCACCCTGGTGTGCGTGTATCCAACACGGATCCATAGAtcttcaggccagaagggaccatgagacCAGCTAGTCTGGGGGCCCAGGCCGGAGAATGTCACCCCCTCACCCCCGGTGCTGAGCCTAGGCATGGGTGCTGGACTGAAGCATCTTCCCGAAGGTAGCCAGGCTGGAGCTGGAGACCCTGGGCTGTTTGGTCCCAGGGTTAATTAACCTCAGGGTTAAAAACAATGCTGCATTTCTCCTTGGACCATGTCCAGCTTTAACACTGGGGAAGGCTATCAGGGTGTCCACACCTctgtggggggctctgggctcttttctccctccccccccaggaacTCACTAGCCACTTGTGTAAGTCAGCAAAGGTCACCGGCTGGGGAGCAGGATGGCACACAGGGCCTTACCCCTCTCGGGGGTGCCGCTGAGTGGCCAGGGGATAAATGCACAGACACAgaacccccatcccctgctgagATGGGGCATGTGCGGGGAGGGTGTGTTTTGAGAGGGGCAAATGTGCCTTGGGATTAACAGTCCCCACTCcctgggatggggtggagatggatgggaaGGGAGGACAGAGGTGGAGATGAGTGGTGGGGGTTCCAtgggggtgggcaggaggtggCAGAGAGGGTGTGGAGGCAGGGGTTTCCAGGGAGAGGCAGGGGTATGTGgaagggggagtggagggaggctGGGGGCCAGGGTGTTGATGGGTGGGTGAGTGTCTGGGGCCAGCAAAAGAGAAcagtgctggggcagaggagtcTAGGGTtgatgggggtgagggtggaatGGTTGGGGGCTGAGCgtcttgggggcaggagggtggagcggggctgtggggaggaCAGGGGTGATGGGGCTGGAGCGGATGGGGCAGGAGGTGATGAGGGAGTGGCAGGGGGTgacggggctggggcaggaggtggagcagtggggggctggggcaggagggggtggggtggagggctggagcagccggggcgggggctgcagggggcaggggtggagtggtgggggactgaggcaggagatgatggggtggggctggagtggctggagcaggaggtgatGGGGCAAAgcggtggggggctggggcaggggctggatagGGGTGGAGGTGATGGGGTGGAgcggtggggggctggggcagaggctgcaTAAGGGCGGGGGTGGAGGTGATggggggcgcaggggctgcagggggcgcGGTCTCGCAGCTGGCCGGCCCGGGGCGCGCGGCGCCGGCTGTAAGTGGATCCAGGTGCGGGGCGGGTCCCGCTGGCTCGGGGCCAGGAATTCGGGGCAGGGGGGCCGGGGGGAGCCAGCGCGTCTCTCCCAGAGAGCCTCGGCCGCCAGCGCCCGCTCCGTGTGCGCCCGCCCGGCCGTGGGGGATCGGGCCAGACCGTCCTGCCCGGGGGGCGCAGACCGGACCCCCCGGCCTGAGCACGGGGGCGGGGGGCCGATCCCGGACGGTAAGTGGGGCCGGAGCCGTGCAGGGGTCAGTGCGGGGATCCCCCCGGAGCGGACCGGGCTGTGTATGGGTCGAGCCCTGAGGGGGTGGGGATCCCGGGTGGCGTTATCTTTAAAAGCAGGAAAACACCCAGGGCCGCCCTGCGCCCCAAACTCCTGGAATCCCTCTTTGTATCCGTGGCACCAGCACCGCGATTGGGGGGGATCCTAACCGGACGTGCTGGGATCGGTGCAGGGTCAGAGGGACCCCGCCAGGTCAGACCCCTTCCTAAGGCCCAGATAAGCCATTTGTGACCCACTGACCccaaaggggtggggagagagtacCCCTAACGGAGCCAGCtcagagattggggggggggggaattaagatTTTTGGCTGGACCAAAGTTTAGACTGCCCCCGTTCCTCCGCCTCAACCCCTAACTGCCTGTCCCCCACCTGGCCGAACCCTATGCTGCCtgattccctcccctctccttccctgatcCCTTCCCCCCCTTATGCTCCCCACACCATTTGCCCTTCCACTGTTAGGATCCTTccccaattcccctccccccaacctcccccaccacccacctCCCCACTGCTGGGATCCTTccccaattcccctcccccagcccctgctccccacaccaCCTGTCTCCCCACTGATGAGATTTTCCCCCaattctccctccacccccagccagcaCTCCCCACGACTCCTGTTTCCCTTGCCTGTCTGATCCCTGCCTCAGCCTAAATTTCCCTGTGGCCCTCACCTCCTTTGCTGCCGTGATCCCCCATACTGCCTGCCTCCCCCGTGGCTGGGATCCCTCTCTGATCTGTGCCCTGGCCTACATTCCCCATGATGCCCACCTCGCTCCCTGCCAGGGATCCTGctgtcaggatccctcccccaccctgcactccccacaccatCTGCCTCCCACAGCTGGGATCCTTccccaattcccctccccccataccatGTTCTCCAcacaccccacctcccccactgctgggATCCCTCCCAGTGCATCTCCTCTACTGCTGGGATCCCTACACTGCtcacctcctgctccccccccatggctgggatcccccccccccagcctgcacTCCCTACACTGCCTGCCTCCTGCACTGCTGGGATCCCTCCCAGTCTATCCCCCCCAGCCTGCCTTCCTTGCTGTCAGGGTCTCTCTCTGATCCCCAGCCCACCACCTGTGTCCATCTCTCTCAGAAAAGCCCCTCTGGAGAGAAGTCTCAGGAGATCCTGCCCTTTGGGGatccccctctgattggctgtccTCCCCAATGCTCCgcctcctggggaagagcagccaatcagagcttgTGCAGGAGACAGGCAGGGCTCTTCTCTCACCCACCTTCTTCCAGTAGCAGGACAGAGTTTTGGGGTAAGGGAGAGGAGAGTAGGAAGAGCCCAGCAGGGCACctccattctgccccctcccttccctgcaatACCAGGCCTTGGGGCAACAGCCGGAGAGCAGAGTCTAGAGcggctgtgggtgggggaggtgtcaTTTTGTACACTCCTCTAGGGCACACCCATGTTCCCTTACATGtgctctggctggctgggagaggcCACAGGGCTCCAGGCCCTGGAGGCTAATTATAGACCCGGCCAGACATAAATATTAACACTGCTGGGTCAGTGAGAAGGCTCCTGCCAGGCTGTGCATTGGAACCATCCACACATACTTTCTGCTGCGTACCACTTTGCTCCCCTCAATCCCCCAAGTATGCCCCTGCCCCCTGATCCCACTGCTAACACCCTGTCCCCCACCACGCTACAGTGTTCCTGCCCAGCCTTGGGATgtcccagctccccactgctcTGATTTGCTGATGGCTGCTCTGGGGTCTCCTCCTCCCACAGATTGGGTTGGCCATGGGGCTTTGGGTTCCAGAAGgtctgggaggtgggtgggtggctATTCATAGCCAGGGAGAGGCTATAATTAGCCTGGACTTGACCAGAGTTCCTGCCTCAGGAGAGGAGTTGATAGACTCCCTTAGCCTCTGTTGGATAGTGCCGCTGAATCCAGACCCATagtcccctgccctcccagccctgggctccctccccccccccccgctgccagcTGATGTCCCCCTCCTTCCAGACCTGTGgtccccctgccatcccagtcATTGAGGCCTAGTCTGGTAATGCCTGTTTGGCTGGATTATAATGGGGACTCAATGCTGAGACCCTCCAACTCGTGACATGCCCTCACTTTGAACCCAGCTATGAaacctctaaggcaggggtccccaatgcaGTGCCCGCGGGCACCATGGCATCTAAATGCGCCCGCAtactggccggcggacaagcatccgccgaaatgctgccgaatttcagtggcatttcagcagcgacgcctctggatgacgccgcttgtcggtggcatttcggcggatgctcgtccgtcaccacggtcctccgtggctcatcCTCTGGCGGgagccagacgaaaaaggttgggaaccactgctccaaGGGATCCAGAAATCCAAGGATCTCTGccattggggtgtggggggagccccAGTGGGAAGGGCAAGATGCAATGTATGGGGAGGGGCTGCCATTCAGGTTtggtccccactcctccttcatCACTCTCCAAATGGGGCTGGATGGACTTCAAGTGGGGACAGGAATGGGGGTGGTCTGGATGCTCTGAGCCAAAGTGTCCCCACCAAACTCTTTGGCTTTGAATCCACTGGGCGTTGGGAGACTGGGGATGGCGAGGGAAGCCTCAGTTTTCAGGGAGGAGGATCCATGTTCCATATGTTCTCAGGGCACTGTTGGGTGCACTCAGCCCCATGGCAGCTGCAGGGACAGGATCCCTGTCCCCAAGGCCCAAGGGGATTTGCCTTCATTCTCAGCAGTACAGAGGCAATGACACATAGTGGGGATACCAGGCCATTGGTCAGATCCAATTGAGAGGGGTCTCTGATTACCTGTCTGGGGGTTGTTGGTCCAgtctgaggggcactggcaggacTGTGGGCGGGTGACACTAACCCCTGCCTTACCCCTGGCAGGACCATGTGGCCCgtctcctgcctgctgctggcagtgctggTGGGCACGGCACTTGCACAGGAGCTGGAGGAACCTGATACCTACACGGTAAGAATGTGCCAGCACCACCCACCCTGCACATgccctctggggtggagcgcgggggctgtttatacagggtccctggccctctgcagagatgcagctgcctctggggtggggcacggggACTGTATATGCAGGGGTCCCTCAGCAAAACTCCAGTGTATTGGAGGGGGTCCCATCCTTAGTGTCCCTGAGAGACCCTGGAATAACAAACTGGGCTGCACAGCCCCACCGCTTGCAAATGGAGACAGTAACGCTGTCGGATTAACTAGCGGTTGCTCCCTTTGTAGCTTCTCTCAAACGAGTCATCGTATCCACCagggctccttgcatccctctATTCCTCGCCCCCTGGGTGCCAGGGCTCCCCATCCCTCCTATTTCAGAGGCTTCCtgcaacaccccctccccccaatttctcTCCCCACCAGAGATGCTTTGTGCCCCCTCgccttcctctcttcccttccccaccattATGATTTCTCTGATCTGGGAGATAAATTCAATCAGTGTGTTACCATATTAAATCTTTGGAGAGTGttgtgtgcgtgtgcatgctgccccctgctggagaggaTGAGACCCGCTCTGTGTCCGTCCATCCCTGCTGCCCTATGCCCAGGTGGTGTCTTTGCAGGGCCCGATCAGTTTTCCCGTAGCTGCCTGCTTGCCCTGAGCTGGCCTCGGACACCTGGGTTCCTCTCCTGACCCTGCAGGGCCCATTAATGCTTTCAAGGGCAATGGGATCCTGTTGGTTCATGGGGGGGAAAGTTGGTTCAACCTTTGATTTCTTCACTCCTAtattggggggtgcaggggtgtttCCCACTCCCTGTGGTCCCCCGACTGTAACTGTCTCCCTCTCTTACCCCTAGGAATGCACAGATGGATACCAGTGGGACTCAGACACACAGCACTGCAAAGGTATGAGGCGGGACTGTGGGGAGTGGTTGAAGgtagggggctgagagccaggactcttgggttctatcccagggctgggaggggagcaggctaTAGTGAGCCCTTGGGAGGAAGAGCTTGGACTCCTGCGTTCTGACCCTTGGCCTGTCCCCAGATGTGAACGAGTGTGAGACCATCCCCGAGGCCTGCAAGGGGGAGATGAAATGCATCAATCACTATGGCGGGTACCTGTGCCTGCCACGCTCAGCCTCCGTCATCAATGATGTGCACTCAGAGAACGCTGCGCCCCCCAGTGCCCCTCGTCCCCGGCCTCCCCGACCCTCACTCACCGCCTCCCGTCACAATGCCTGCCCCCAGGGCTACGAGCCTGATGGGCAGGGCTCCTGCCTGGGTGAGTACACAGGGAGCAgttgagggggaagaggggtgagGGGGCATGGTGGTTAGGACGGGCAGCGGGCATGGCTGGGCGAGGGGGCACGGTGGGGAGGACGGGCAGGGGGCATGGCTTGGAGAGGGAGTACGGTGGGGAGGACAGgcgggggcatggctggggcaggggtgggggaaatggctGGGGAAAGACAggtgggggcacagctggggggaggagggaatagtGGGGAGGACAGGTAGGGGGAACAGCCTCGGGTGCATGGGGGGCACAAGGCACACTGGGAAGGAGGTGATTGGTATCACTGAGGGTTAGGGAGCTGCTTCCCCCCCAGGCAGAAGCTGATGATTCTATGGGGCAGATAACTCCAGTCCAGGACACCGCTGGGGCCTGATCCCTGGCACCCCCGGCTTGGGGGGGTGTCTGCCCAAGCTAACCCCGCATGTCCTGGTGCTGCCCCCTGCAGACGTGGACGAGTGTGAGTACGAGCTGCATGACTGCCAGCCCAGCCAGGAGTGCATCAACACGGCCGGTGCCTTCCACTGCAAGTGCCCCGATGGCTACCGCAAGATTGGCTCCGAGTGCGTGGGTGAGTCAGCACCGGCCactgggggtgctgtgctgcagggagcagcgcaGGGGttcagcagggctggggcagaggacgTGAGTTTAACcccttctctcctgtgtggcagacaTCGACGAGTGCCGGTACCGGTACTGCCAGCATCGCTGCGTCAACTCCCCAGGCTCCTTCTCCTGCCAGTGTGAGCCAGGCTTCCAGCTGGCCAGCAACAACCGCTCCTGCGTGGGTAAGGGACCCGCCCTGCCAGAGGGACAatgggggctgggaaccaggactcctgggttctattcctgttgTTCCCATTTGCATCACTTGGTGAATGTTTGAACGCTGTTATACACcaccatgccccaccccagaagcagtTGCCTCCTGGTGCTGGGCATGTTGGGATCTCACACTGTGCTTTCCTTGTAGATGTGAATGAGTGTGAGATGGGGGCACCATGTGGGCAGCGCTGTTTCAACACCTACGGCACCTTCATCTGTCGCTGCAACCAGGGCTATGAGCTCGACCGCGATGGCTTCACCTGCAATGGTAGGTGAGCCTGGCCCCTGCTCCTAGCCCAGCCCCCAGTCCTAGCCTTCCCCTGCTTTTAGCATGCCCCAGGTCTAGCTCCTCCCATAGCTGTAGCCCCTTCCATGCCTTTAGCTCCTCCCCTTTCTAGCCCCATGTTGTTGTATATCAGCTATCACCCTTTTATCTCACTCCTGTTTCAGTTCCTCCAAAATTTTAACCCTTCCCATTTCCCTTATCCCTTCTCTGCTGGCAATTCCTCC
Proteins encoded in this region:
- the EFEMP2 gene encoding EGF-containing fibulin-like extracellular matrix protein 2; this translates as MWPVSCLLLAVLVGTALAQELEEPDTYTECTDGYQWDSDTQHCKDVNECETIPEACKGEMKCINHYGGYLCLPRSASVINDVHSENAAPPSAPRPRPPRPSLTASRHNACPQGYEPDGQGSCLDVDECEYELHDCQPSQECINTAGAFHCKCPDGYRKIGSECVDIDECRYRYCQHRCVNSPGSFSCQCEPGFQLASNNRSCVDVNECEMGAPCGQRCFNTYGTFICRCNQGYELDRDGFTCNDIDECSYSSYLCQFQCINEPGRFSCDCPQGYQLLGTRLCQDINECETGAHQCTEAQSCINFHGGYRCVEKNRCLEPYVQVSDNRCLCPTTNPLCREQPSSIVHRYMSITADRTVPSDVFQIQATSVYPGAYNAFQIRSGNEQGEFYIRQINNISAMLVLARPVTGPREYVLDLEMVTMNSLMSYRSSSVLRLTIFVGAYSF